In Nomascus leucogenys isolate Asia chromosome 25, Asia_NLE_v1, whole genome shotgun sequence, a single genomic region encodes these proteins:
- the LOC101176806 gene encoding uncharacterized protein LOC101176806, with protein sequence MIVRPPQPCETMCPAFLLSGGFMVSLTSGVKLQTFILDGKVPQVPTRPRSPAGFTSHWHWLWDFAAPSPGTPAAWRKLLPDNQKEKRGSEKETETRHHGQRPREEGRAVHTRDPASDQAQQGPRSRPPGPHTGRPALRAAPAPARASLFTLPREQREPAQASASPREGPS encoded by the exons ATGTGTCCAGcgtttcttctttctggtgggttcatggtctcgctgacttcaggagtgaagctgcagaccttcata ctagatGGAAAAGTTCCCCAAGTCCCTACCCGGCCCAGAAGCCCAGcgggcttcacctctcactggcaCTGGCTGTGGGACTTTGCGGCACCTAGCCCGGGCACTCCGGCAGCCTGGAGGAAGCTCCTCCCAGACAATCAAAAGGAAAAGAGGGGAAGCGAGAAAGAGACGGAGACCCGCCATCATGGCCAAAGACCCCGGGAAGAGGGAAGGGCGGTCCACACACGGGACCCAGCCTCCGATCAAGCCCAGCaggggccgagatcgcgcccacCCGGACCCCACACCGGCCGACCAGCGCTGCGCGCAGCCCCGGCTCCTGCCAGAGCCTCTCTCTTCACACTTCCTCGagagcagagggagccagctcaGGCCTCTGCCAGCCCCAGAGAAGGGCCGTCATAG